From Myxococcota bacterium, one genomic window encodes:
- a CDS encoding alpha-isopropylmalate synthase regulatory domain-containing protein yields MDHEAEQVNAVALEILSSAFVRLHTDRLELKEDFELNQASIIAQIRQRIGDEEKKLELTGKGVGLIDAYFDALLSSYAKEYVSLSTVSIVDFNISIKTTGSKGSHTDAMAIAVLRVKNADKHEYTFTHKSASISQSSIGAVQDVLQFFINSERAYTQLYIALEDAKKRSRSDLIQKYQLQMSTLVRATSYKEIVERLKGGQ; encoded by the coding sequence GTTAGGTTGCATACAGACCGCCTTGAGCTTAAAGAAGATTTCGAACTAAATCAGGCCAGTATCATCGCCCAAATCAGGCAACGCATTGGGGACGAAGAAAAAAAGCTGGAACTCACTGGTAAGGGTGTTGGTTTAATCGATGCTTATTTCGATGCGCTCCTAAGTTCTTACGCCAAAGAGTATGTATCTCTCAGCACTGTATCGATCGTCGATTTTAATATCAGCATCAAAACCACCGGTAGCAAAGGCAGCCATACAGACGCCATGGCCATTGCTGTTCTGCGCGTGAAAAACGCGGACAAGCATGAATATACTTTCACGCATAAGAGTGCGTCCATCAGCCAGTCCAGTATCGGCGCAGTGCAAGACGTGTTGCAGTTTTTTATCAATAGCGAACGTGCTTACACGCAACTATACATTGCGCTCGAGGACGCTAAAAAGCGTTCCCGATCGGATTTGATACAAAAATACCAGCTCCAAATGTCGACGCTGGTAAGGGCCACCTCATATAAAGAAATTGTAGAACGTCTTAAAGGCGGCCAATAA